One segment of Alnus glutinosa chromosome 2, dhAlnGlut1.1, whole genome shotgun sequence DNA contains the following:
- the LOC133859582 gene encoding receptor-like protein kinase FERONIA — translation MTNLSMLTPIFYVFFSFSLLSHVSAVSISTPPYVAVDDITLNCGTSGNSTDQFNKRVWMGDIRSKFTPIEEGDHKSNASTPQLQDSSVNTVPYLTARLSYSQFMYYFHVTPGPKFVRFYFYPVSYSGFEGSQDFFTVKANSFTLLRNFSASIYIHANSFKEDKTLSKEFCINVKKDQILNLTFIPSPSTSRKFHAFINGIEIVSMPKNLYYGPEGPGVPYVGQNYHFSINYEMALEKVVRLNVGGGFISAVADTGMFREWSQQDDSSWLSGGVNPHVPSLTPRYTQISNYTAPDDIYRTAVSMGPNTTKNLHSNLTLKLPVDPGFYYLVRLHFCEIVFPITKPSQRVFQIIIDNKIAEEWADVILWTQRNETPVYKDYVVDIQNKPNLFIALLPRLSAYGIVDAILNGVEVFKLSDYDKNLAGPNSESVPSPQLAQQPASTASEFKTKKTIIIAIGSGAGFLVVLCCMFLWKLRKTKRYASYYPLSKFWCWPEPDKAKSTKTSSLPQELCRHFSAGESTAKF, via the coding sequence ATGACAAACCTCTCAATGCTCACCCCTATCTTCTACGTCTTCTTCTCGTTCTCCCTTCTTTCTCATGTCTCTGCAGTCTCTATTTCTACACCTCCTTACGTCGCTGTTGATGATATTACCCTCAACTGCGGCACTTCTGGCAACTCAACCGATCAATTCAATAAGCGCGTGTGGATGGGAGACATACGCTCCAAATTCACTCCCATTGAAGAAGGTGATCATAAATCTAATGCCTCTACACCCCAACTCCAAGACAGTTCGGTAAACACGGTCCCCTACTTGACTGCCCGTTTATCTTATTCCCAATTCATGTACTACTTTCATGTCACCCCTGGTCCCAAATTCGTTCGCTTCTACTTTTACCCAGTTTCTTACTCTGGCTTTGAAGGGTCTCAGGACTTTTTCACTGTCAAAGCCAATTCCTTCACCTTACTTCGGAATTTCAGTGCTTCCATCTATATCCATGCTAATTCCTTTAAAGAAGATAAAACTCTTTCTAAGGAGTTCTGCATCAACGTGAAAAAGGATCAAATATTGAATTTGACATTCATCCCATCTCCAAGCACTTCTAGGAAGTTCCATGCTTTTATTAATGGAATTGAGATTGTCTCCATGCCAAAAAACCTCTACTATGGGCCAGAAGGTCCAGGAGTCCCTTACGTCGGCCAAAATTATCACTTCTCCATCAACTACGAAATGGCACTCGAGAAGGTTGTTCGATTAAACGTGGGCGGGGGCTTCATATCGGCAGTAGCAGACACTGGGATGTTTAGAGAATGGTCCCAGCAGGACGATAGTTCTTGGTTGAGTGGAGGCGTAAACCCTCATGTGCCATCTTTGACACCCAGATACACACAGATATCAAATTACACTGCACCAGATGATATCTATCGGACTGCAGTGTCAATGGGTCCAAATACAACCAAGAACCTGCATTCTAATTTGACTTTGAAATTACCCGTTGATCCAGGATTCTATTATTTGGTGAGGCTCCATTTCTGCGAAATAGTGTTCCCAATTACGAAACCCAGCCAAAGGGTATTCCAAATCATTATAGACAATAAGATAGCCGAGGAATGGGCTGATGTGATTCTGTGGACCCAAAGGAATGAGACGCCTGTGTACAAGGACTATGTAGTAGATATCCAAAACAAGCCTAATCTCTTCATTGCTCTACTACCTAGATTATCTGCCTACGGCATCGTCGATGCCATTTTAAACGGTGTGGAAGTGTTCAAATTGAGCGACTACGACAAAAACCTTGCAGGTCCCAATTCTGAAAGTGTGCCCTCTCCACAGCTGGCTCAACAACCTGCTTCAACAGCCAGCGAATTCAAgacaaagaaaacaataatCATTGCCATTGGAAGTGGTGCAGGCTTCTTGGTTGTGCTGTGTTGCATGTTTCTCTGGAAACTGAGGAAGACTAAGCGCTACGCTTCTTACTATCCACTGTCAAAGTTCTGGTGCTGGCCCGAGCCAGACAAAGCAAAGTCAACAAAAACCTCGTCCCTGCCGCAAGAACTATGCCGCCACTTCTCTGCAGGAGAATCAACAGCTAAGTTCTAA
- the LOC133861451 gene encoding probable RNA-dependent RNA polymerase 1 produces the protein MDITALHFGYQISKETFSVLWKQEDVSVRFDSNRRRLFFFLSYLSEEHKLELSFDSIWQIKLHRPCGQATKFLLIQLTGAPKIHKKDVSCAHGRYPWLREVDFTPSCAIGQSSALCLELPHEAQLPIFLPYEENEGQFVLQEGSSFSCNSGLVPIVNPPPGFNLPYKILFKINSLVQNGCLPGPAIDINFCRLVDPKRIKLEYVESALEKLHHLKDCCYEPVRWLDEQYKRYATDRRLPTPPAISLDGGLVYVHRVQITPSKVYFCSPEISLSNRVLRNYPEDIDNFLRVSFVDEDFDKLHSTVLSPAANEDKQTSIYERILSTLRNGIVIGDKRFEFLAYSNSQLHENSLWMFASRTGLTAAGIRKWMGDFSEIRNVPKYGARLGQSFSASRETMHVGRHEIKMIPDVKAKRHRTTYCFSDGIGKISAELAREVASKCGCRGSVPSAFQIRYGGFKGVVAVDPTSSIKLSLRESMRKYNSQTTTLDVVEWSKYHPCFLNHQIIILLSNLGVSDQVFENKQKETVDKLNTILTNPLSAQEALEFMFPGEIPNILKEMLTVGYKPDEEPFLSMMLQVVRASTLMDLRQRARIYVPNGRSMMGCLDETRTLKYGQVFVQISRFSNQLASDSSLKFSANNSDANSFIFEGEVVVAKNPCLHPGDVRVLRAVNVPALQHMVDCVVFPQKGRRPHPNECSGSDLDGDTYFICWDPDLIPPQQIKPMDYIPARTVLVDHDVTIEEVQEYFLKYMVNDNLGIIDSAHKVFADCEPRGAMSDKCIKLAKKHSIAVDFSKSGVVVEIPYRSRPKKYPDFMEKHDHKPTYESQSVIGKLFRQVKDIASSTSPINPFTREVAKQYYDPKMEVDGFEDYISDAFYYKSEYDSKLGNLMEYYGIETEAEILNGNIFKMSKFLNKKRDMEAMTCAVKSVREEARTWFNKGLSDSDSDSDVVHAKASAWYHVTYHYSYWGRYNKGMDRPHFLSFPWCIGDKLLQIKRKASLTSSLEHHFSHGLHVD, from the exons ATGGATATCACCGCGTTGCACTTTGGATATCAGATTTCGAAAGAAACTTTTTCTGTGCTCTGGAAACAGGAAGATGTTTCTGTCCGTTTTGATTCGAATAGGAGAAggttgttcttctttctttcttatctcTCTGAAGAACACAAGCTTGAACTCTCCTTCGACAGCATTTGGCAGATTAAGCTACATCGACCATGTGGCCAAGCTACAAAGTTTCTTCTCATTCAG TTAACTGGTGCTCCTAAGATTCATAAGAAAGATGTCTCTTGCGCTCATGGACGTTATCCGTGGCTCCGGGAAGTTGATTTCACTCCATCGTGCGCCATTGGCCAATCTTCTGCTCTATGTTTGGAGCTTCCACATGAGGCTCAGCTTCCAATATTTCTGCCctatgaagaaaatgaaggccAATTTGTTCTTCAGGAAGGGTCTAGTTTCTCCTGCAATTCAGGTCTTGTCCCCATTGTGAATCCACCCCCAGGGTTCAACTTGCCTTATAAAATCTTGTTCAAGATCAACTCCTTAGTTCAGAATGGGTGTCTTCCTGGGCCAGCAATTGATATCAATTTTTGTCGGTTGGTCGATCCGAAGAGAATAAAACTCGAGTATGTAGAGAGTGCCTTGGAAAAACTGCATCATTTAAAAGACTGCTGCTATGAGCCTGTAAGGTGGCTTGATGAGCAGTATAAAAGATACGCCACAGATAGGCGACTTCCAACGCCTCCTGCTATATCTTTAGATGGTGGGTTGGTATATGTGCACAGGGTTCAAATAACTCCATCTAAAGTGTATTTCTGTAGTCCAGAGATAAGTCTCTCCAATCGTGTCTTACGCAATTATCCTGAAGATATTGATAATTTTCTTCGCGTTTCTTTTGTTGATGAGGACTTTGATAAACTGCACTCAACAGTTTTATCTCCTGCTGCAAATGAGGACAAGCAAACTAGCATTTATGAGAGGATACTTTCCACTCTAAGAAACGGCATAGTTATTGGTGATAAGAGGTTTGAGTTTCTTGCCTATTCAAACAGTCAATTACACGAAAATTCTCTTTGGATGTTTGCTTCAAGAACAGGTCTTACTGCAGCGGGCATCAGGAAATGGATGGGTGATTTTAGTGAAATAAGGAATGTGCCAAAATATGGTGCGAGACTGGGTCAATCTTTTAGCGCCTCCAGGGAAACTATGCACGTTGGCAGGCATGAAATTAAGATGATTCCTGATGTAAAAGCTAAAAGGCATCGAACCACATATTGTTTCTCTGATGGTATAGGGAAGATATCTGCAGAATTGGCTCGTGAAGTGGCTTCAAAATGTGGCTGCAGAGGTTCGGTTCCATCTGCATTTCAAATTCGATATGGTGGGTTTAAAGGTGTTGTTGCTGTTGATCCAACATCATCGATTAAGCTGTCACTGAGAGAGAGCATGCGTAAGTATAATTCGCAGACCACAACCCTGGATGTTGTGGAATGGAGCAAGTATCACCCTTGTTTTCTTAATCACCAAATTATCATTCTTTTGTCTAACCTCGGGGTTAGTGATCAAGTTTTCGAAAATAAGCAAAAGGAGACAGTAGATAAACTGAATACTATATTAACGAATCCATTGAGCGCACAGGAGGCACTGGAGTTTATGTTCCCAGGAGAGATACCAAACATTCTAAAGGAAATGCTAACTGTTGGTTACAAGCCAGATGAAGAACCATTTCTTTCGATGATGCTACAAGTAGTACGTGCATCTACATTGATGGACTTGCGGCAGAGAGCAAGGATATATGTTCCAAATGGAAGATCTATGATGGGATGTCTTGACGAAACCAGGACATTGAAATATGGCCAAGTATTTGTGCAAATTTCTCGTTTTAGTAATCAACTCGCTAGCGATTCCTCGCTCAAGTTTAGTGCCAACAATTCAGACgcaaatagttttatttttgaggGCGAGGTTGTTGTTGCTAAAAACCCCTGTCTACATCCAGGAGATGTGCGTGTTCTAAGGGCTGTTAATGTGCCAGCTTTGCAGCACATGGTGGATTGTGTTGTTTTTCCGCAAAAGGGAAGGAG ACCGCACCCGAATGAATGTTCGGGAAGTGATTTGGATGGGGATACATACTTCATTTGTTGGGACCCTGATCTTATTCCTCCTCAGCAAATTAAACCAATGGATTACATCCCAGCACGAACTGTGCTAGTCGACCATGATGTTACAATAGAG GAAGTTCAGGAGTATTTCTTGAAGTACATGGTCAACGACAATTTAGGAATCATTGATAGTGCTCACAAAGTCTTTGCAGATTGCGAGCCTCGTGGGGCAATGAGTGATAAATGCATTAAGCTTGCAAAGAAACACTCAATTGCTGTTGACTTCTCCAAAAGTGGCGTGGTAGTCGAAATACCATATCGTTCGCGTCCCAAAAAATATCCAGATTTTATGGAAAAGCATGATCATAAACCCACCTATGAATCACAATCTGTGATCGGAAAGCTTTTTCGACAAGTGAAAGACATTGCATCGAGCACTAGCCCTATAAATCCCTTCACCAGGGAAGTAGCAAAGCAGTATTATGATCCCAAGATGGAAGTAGATGGCTTTGAGGACTACATCAGTGATGCTTTCTATTACAAAAGTGAATATGATTCCAAGTTGGGAAATTTAATGGAATATTACGGGATCGAAACAGAAGCTGAAATACTCAATGGCAACATCTTTAAAATGTCAAAATTTCTCAACAAGAAGAGGGATATGGAAGCAATGACTTGTGCGGTGAAGTCTGTAAGAGAGGAAGCTAGGACCTGGTTCAACAAGGGTTTGAGTGACTCAGATTCTGACTCTGATGTTGTACACGCAAAAGCATCAGCCTGGTATCACGTTACATATCATTATAGTTATTGGGGTCGCTACAATAAGGGAATGGATAGACCTCATTTCCTTAGTTTTCCATGGTGCATCGGGGACAAGCTTCTCCAGATCAAGAGGAAGGCTTCACTTACGTCATCTCTGGAGCATCATTTCAGTCATGGATTGCATGTGGACTGA